The region CTTTTTCTTGAGCCAGAGAAGGAAGGTGATTTATTCTTGTCTACTCAACAAGTGAATGAATCTATGTGAGATGGCGCTAAAGTGTTTATGTTGGTGGCAAGTTTGAAGCTTAGTGAAAATGGAACAATGGGTGAATTTCCAGTTGTTCGTGATTTTCCTGAAGTGTTTCCTAATGAGGTTAGCGATTTACTGCCTGAACATGAAGTTGAGTTCACGATTGATTTGATTCCTGGTACTAGTCTGATATCAATGGCTCCGTATCGGATGTCAccatctgagttgaaagagttgaagagtcaactaGAGGATTTGCTTGATAAGAGGTTTATTTGTCagagtgtgtcaccgtggggtgcacatgtcttgttagttaagaagaaagaaggtattatgaggttgtgtgtagattacagacaactgaataaggttactatcaagaataagtatctgcttccaaggattgatgatttaatggatcagttggttggtgcttGTGTGGTTAGaaagattgatttgaggtctgggtatcacCAGATCCGTGTGAAagctgaagatattcagaagactacttttagaacaaggtatggacactATGAGTATTCAATGATGCCTTTCAGTGTgtttatggagtacatgaatcagatttttcataaatatctcgataagtttgttgttgtgtttaTCGATGATATTTTGATCTATTCgaagagtgaagaggatcatgTTGAGCATTTGAGGATTGTTTTATCTGTATTGAAAGAGAAGCAGTTGTTTGCTAAACTTTCGAAGAGCGAGTTttggttgaaggaagtgagtttccttgcCCATGTGATCTCTAGTGGTGGTATTTTggttgatccttctaagattgAGGCTATATCTCAATGGGAAGCGCCGAAATCTATGTCTGAGATTCGTAGTTTTCTTAGTTTGGCAAGTTATTATCTAAAGTTTATTGAAGGCTTTTCTAAGTTATCTTTGTCGTTAACGCAATTGACTAGGAAAGTgcatgagaggaattatccgactCATGATTTGGAATTAGCTGCTGTTGTGTTTCTTTTGAAGATTTGGTGACATTATTTATTTGGGTCGAGATTCAATGTatttagtgatcacaagagtttgaagtatttgttcgatcagaaagagttgaatatggggcaaaggagatggttggaattcttgaaggattatgattttggtttgaattaccatcctggCAAAGCGAATGTTGTAGTCGACGCTTTGAGTAGGAAATCTTTGCATATGTCGGTGTTGATGGTGCGAGAATTGGATTTGCTTGAACAATTTCgagatatgagtttggtttgtgaaTAGACTTCTTTTAGAGTGAAGCTTGGTATGTTTAAGCTTACTAGTGGAATTTTGGATGAGATTCGAGAAGGTTAGAAATCTGATTTGGTTTTGGTAGATCGATTGACATTGATCAATCAAGGTAAAGATGGTGATTTTCAGATTGATGAGAATTGTATCATGAGGTGTCATGATAGAGTTTATGTTCCCGATGTTTCGGATTTGAGAAAAGGGTTCTTGATGAAGGACATCATAGTGGTTTGAGcattcatcctggtgctactaagatgtatcaagatttgaGGAAATTGTTTTGGTGGCCTGGTATGAAGAAAGAGATTGTGGAATTTGTGTATTCGTGTTTGATTTGTCAGAAatcgaagattgagcatcagaagtcgtctaGTTTGTTACAACTGTTATCTATTCCtgaatggaaatgggatagtatttctatggattttgtttctggtttacctAGGACTCCGAGtaattgtgaagctatttgggttattgtggacaggttgacaaaatcTGCTCACTTtattccgattagaatggattatccgaTGGAGAGGCTTGCAAAGCagtatattgagaaaattgtcAGTTTGCATGGTATTTCGTCTAGCATTGTGTCATATAGGGATGTGAGGTTTACTTtgagattttgggaaggtttgtAACGTGCTTTAGGTAAAAAGTTGTGtttgagttctgcttatcatccgCAGACAGATGTTCAGACTGAGAGGATGATTCAGTCGCTtgaggatcttttgagagcttaTGTTTTGGAAcagggaggtgcttgggatagttatttgcctttgattgagtttacctacaacaatagttttcattcgagtattgaTATGGctccgtttgaagctttgtatggtagaaggtgtaggGCGCCTTTGTGTTTGAACGAATCtggagagagtgttgtggttggacctGAATTAGTTCAACAAACTACTGATAAGATTAAAATGATCAGAGAGAAGATGAAGgtttctcagagtcgtcagaagagttacCATAACAAGAGAAGGAAAGCGCTTGAGTTTGAGGTAGATGATCATGTGTTTTTAAGAGTTACTCCgataacgggtgttggtagagcaTTGAAGTCACGTAAGTTGACGCCGCATTTTATTGGTCCGTATCAGATTTCCGAGAAAGTAGGTGATGTGGCTTATCGAATTACGCTGCCGCCGTCACTTTCTAATCTCCATGTTGTGTTTCACGTGCCTCAATTGAGGAGATAcattgcggatccttcgcataTTGCCCAATTAGATGATGTTGAGGTTAGAGATAATTTGACCGTGGAGACATTACCTATGTGGATAGAAGATAGAGAGGTGAAACAACTTCGTGATAAAGAGATCGCTTTGGTGAAAGTCGTTTGGGGATGACCGGCTGGTGGAAATGTGACGTGGGAGCTTGCGAGTCAGATGAGGGATTCATATCCCGAGTTGTTTGCTTGAGGTAATTTTCGAGGGTGAAAATATTTcaagtgggggagagttgtaacaccccgatttaatttccgtatttatttattatgcgtttattttaattaatcattatttggtgtgataattaattaaatatgtgttctggtgattatttgaattatttgaatatatgtgttatttgaataattgatttttatgagtagaaatagcaattgtctagtaatgggcctaattaattagaagggtggataagtgggttaagcccattatgagttaaaaagatagtaagggttttagagattagagttagttttgtaaaacaagagaagaagagagaagagaagagaaaagAAGAGAAAGAGGAGAAGAGGAAACTAGAAGAAGAAAGACCTAGAGATTTCATATATactaaggtaagggtgagatTTCAAGTGGTAATGGATAAACATAATGTATGTTTTAATCCATTCATGAAATTCAATATATGTGGGTTAGATATCATGAACTTAGGATTTGAggattttgatttttgagaaaccctaacatgtgtttatgttttaatccatgaaattgatgtttatgttatgctatgatgTTTCTATATTGAATTTCATGAATGAgtattgtaacacctcaaaatttgccctcctctcttgggactagcttaacatattgcatatcatttttaggtcattaggcattgcatattgcatatcaggtggaaacattgtgcaagtcaccctcataagtcttgatcaggagataaAGAGGTcaaggtgcaagctagggtttcattgaatggatcactaatcatctgaggatgtgggggtctaagttagggtttcttgattctcaaggagattgagcttcatcttggtggaaataatatatcatcatcatcatggtcttgatttcatcaaatgcttgatcaataccttgagattagggttttgaccactagtcaaccctaatcatctgcattgggccaatcagggcttggcaaggagatggggtctacaatggatatggggatcatcatatgattatattgagcttatggaggctagggtttcatccttgagccatttcatcaagagtttgaggcttaacttgatcagtgcatggccaaattcatctatcaatcagaaaagtcaattgtggtcaactgtgcctgattttatggattggaaggtgggaggtggtttgaaaggcttcattcatgtccatataagtctcatttgacatatcaaacatcaagaatgaagaaaataaggtcagacaaaaagtttccaaaaatagcaggtgacctgtaatttcaactgcccaaaatggaaagtttttcacctcaaaattacttcatcataaaagcttcaaatggatttttgtccaacatgaaagttgaagatcttgttctcacctttccaaaaagtccaagaacatgaaattctcatgtgtggttggcaagatatggtccaatcattttcagaaaatgcctaaattcaaagtggcataactttcacatggaatggccaaattgggtgatttttctttgagcaaaccacattttacatgtactttcatgatgtatcatcacatttcatcaaaaatcatcatggcaaaaggtcatttttcaagtgatcactttgaaaattggtgggaaaataGGTGATTTTGTGAAATACATGGTTTTTGCATACCAAGCCTATTCCAACACATCGCAAACAtcattttggacttgcttgaactgtaattgcactgttacattgactGGTTTGCAAAAGGCCATTTTGGACATTTCACATGAAAATTACATTTCACTAATTCACTTCATTTTGTTAATTGTGATTAGTAAATGGATTAAGGCTTGGTATAAAGTGTTAATTATAATAGAAAATCATAATCACActtcacattttcagatctaacaaactttccctccaattctctccaattttctccaattttttccacacttttttcatcatttctcattGAATTCTTCATCAATTGCACTGGTTCTTGTTGGATCCATCTTCTACTTGTATCATTGAGGAACTGTTTCACAAGATCAAGGCCATAGCATTGCATAATCGTGATTGTTGAAAGCTCACACATCCATGGCATTTTGTTGATTCTTCAAACTGGAGCATGCTGGAGCTGAACTACTTGTTGCAATCACTTTCCTATGCCTAA is a window of Lathyrus oleraceus cultivar Zhongwan6 chromosome 6, CAAS_Psat_ZW6_1.0, whole genome shotgun sequence DNA encoding:
- the LOC127094931 gene encoding uncharacterized protein LOC127094931; protein product: MAPFEALYGRRCRAPLCLNESGESVVVGPELVQQTTDKIKMIREKMKVSQSRQKSYHNKRRKALEFEVDDHVFLRVTPITGVGRALKSRKLTPHFIGPYQISEKVGDVAYRITLPPSLSNLHVVFHVPQLRRYIADPSHIAQLDDVEVRDNLTVETLPMWIEDREVKQLRDKEIALVKVVWG